One segment of Bacteroidales bacterium DNA contains the following:
- a CDS encoding Lrp/AsnC ligand binding domain-containing protein, which translates to MSEKYQIDSTDKKILSLLMNNARTPFLEVARECGLSGAAIHQRVQKLEDAGYISGSHFTVNPIVAGLTTCAFIGIFLEKPTFYKSAVEELKKIPEVTECHYTTGDFSTFVKIYCKDNADLTNILINKIQPIQGVARTETYVSLEQAIDRHIPIF; encoded by the coding sequence ATGAGTGAAAAATATCAAATTGACAGCACCGATAAGAAAATTTTATCCTTATTAATGAATAATGCACGAACGCCTTTTCTTGAAGTAGCAAGAGAATGTGGCCTTTCAGGTGCTGCAATTCATCAAAGAGTTCAGAAGCTTGAAGATGCCGGATATATTTCCGGTTCACATTTTACAGTTAATCCAATAGTTGCAGGATTAACTACTTGTGCATTTATTGGAATTTTTCTTGAAAAACCAACTTTTTATAAATCTGCAGTTGAGGAATTGAAAAAAATTCCTGAAGTTACTGAGTGTCATTACACAACCGGTGATTTTTCTACATTTGTTAAAATTTATTGCAAAGACAATGCCGATTTAACAAACATTTTAATAAATAAAATTCAACCCATTCAGGGAGTTGCAAGAACCGAAACTTATGTTTCGTTAGAACAAGCAATAGACAGACATATACCCATATTTTAA
- a CDS encoding class II fructose-bisphosphate aldolase — MIHYKEIGLVNSKELFQKAITGKYAIPAFNFNNMEQLQAIIMACVETKSPVILQVSSGARKYANQTLLQYMAQGAVEYGKELGFSVPIVLHLDHGDTFELCKSCIEYGFSSVMIDGSHHPYEKNVELTKQVVEYAHKYDVTVEGELGVLSGIEDDVEAAKSIYTQPEQVEDFVKKTNVDSLAISIGTSHGATKFKPEQCTRNADGVLIPPPLRFDILEEVEKRIPGFPIVLHGASSVPADIVKTINANGGKLKDAVGIPEEQLRRAATSSVCKINIDSDGRLAVTAAIRKVFVDSPGEFDPRKYLGPAREQLKELYKHKITNVLGSVGKA; from the coding sequence ATGATTCATTATAAAGAAATCGGACTTGTAAACTCAAAAGAATTGTTCCAAAAAGCAATAACAGGCAAATATGCAATTCCTGCTTTTAATTTCAATAACATGGAACAGTTGCAGGCAATAATAATGGCTTGCGTAGAAACAAAATCTCCAGTTATTTTGCAAGTATCAAGCGGAGCAAGAAAATATGCAAATCAAACTTTGTTGCAATATATGGCTCAGGGAGCTGTTGAATATGGGAAAGAGCTGGGATTTTCTGTTCCTATAGTTTTACATCTTGACCATGGAGATACTTTTGAATTATGCAAATCATGTATTGAATATGGTTTTTCTTCTGTAATGATTGACGGTTCTCATCATCCTTATGAAAAAAATGTAGAATTAACCAAACAGGTTGTTGAATATGCACATAAATATGATGTAACCGTTGAAGGTGAACTTGGTGTTTTGTCAGGTATTGAAGATGATGTAGAAGCAGCAAAATCAATATACACACAACCCGAACAGGTTGAAGATTTTGTTAAAAAAACAAATGTTGATTCACTTGCAATTTCCATAGGCACATCTCACGGAGCTACTAAATTCAAGCCGGAACAATGCACACGCAATGCCGATGGCGTTCTTATACCACCGCCATTACGTTTCGACATTCTTGAAGAAGTTGAAAAAAGAATTCCCGGATTTCCGATTGTACTGCATGGAGCTTCATCAGTACCAGCTGATATTGTGAAAACAATTAACGCAAACGGGGGTAAATTAAAAGATGCTGTCGGTATTCCCGAAGAACAACTCCGAAGAGCTGCAACTTCATCGGTTTGCAAAATAAACATTGATTCCGATGGTCGTCTGGCTGTTACAGCAGCAATACGCAAAGTATTCGTTGACAGTCCCGGTGAATTTGACCCGAGAAAATATCTTGGTCCTGCTAGAGAGCAACTAAAAGAACTTTATAAGCATAAAATTACAAATGTTTTGGGAAGTGTTGGAAAAGCTTAA